Proteins encoded together in one Deinococcus metalli window:
- a CDS encoding ROK family transcriptional regulator produces MTHAAHSHDTLDLAAIRARHTVLLLGLLWEGDRARVDIARDLGLSRSAISNIVAELMDVGLVQEAGARSGAQVGRRATLLHLNARAAMLLAIDLGASHARVDVLDLRCRSLASRSVPHDIQRGPQATYALLGELAAQVMREAGVVTAQVAVAGVGVPGPVDHESGGVVLPPNMPGWDGENVGEGLRRVLGVPVLVDNDANLGALAETRFGAHRGVADLIYVKLATGIGAGVLLGGRLHRGARGGAGEIGHISINEQGPVGRSGNPGSLESYAAAQVLAPLAAQLRASGTPSTLGDAPTLADLLRHANSDPLARAVWQTTGHHLGVAISTMLNLFNPQAVVIGGRLAQAGEVLIGAVRTSAQQRTMRINAERARLDLSTLGGDAGVLGAGAMMLGALFTPRGLPHLYAISHPLSAAGAGSRAPPRAGLSSMTPDNPNARSISVQPFPFLNGGVP; encoded by the coding sequence TTGACGCACGCTGCCCACTCCCACGACACGCTGGACCTGGCCGCCATCCGGGCGCGCCACACGGTGCTGTTGCTGGGGCTGCTGTGGGAAGGCGACCGCGCGCGCGTCGACATCGCCCGCGACCTGGGGCTGTCGCGCTCCGCGATCAGCAACATTGTCGCGGAACTCATGGACGTGGGGCTGGTGCAGGAAGCCGGCGCGCGCAGCGGCGCCCAGGTGGGCCGGCGCGCCACCCTGCTGCACCTGAACGCCCGCGCGGCCATGCTGCTGGCCATCGACCTGGGGGCCAGCCACGCGCGGGTGGACGTGCTCGACCTGCGCTGCCGCAGCCTGGCGTCGCGCAGCGTTCCGCACGACATCCAGCGCGGCCCGCAGGCCACGTACGCGCTGCTGGGCGAACTGGCCGCGCAGGTCATGCGCGAGGCGGGCGTGGTCACCGCGCAGGTGGCCGTGGCGGGTGTCGGCGTGCCCGGCCCGGTCGACCACGAGTCCGGCGGCGTGGTGCTGCCGCCCAACATGCCCGGCTGGGACGGCGAGAACGTGGGCGAGGGACTGCGCCGCGTGCTGGGCGTGCCGGTGCTGGTGGACAACGACGCGAACCTGGGCGCCCTGGCCGAGACGCGCTTCGGCGCGCACCGCGGCGTGGCCGACCTGATCTACGTGAAGCTCGCCACCGGTATCGGCGCGGGGGTGCTGCTGGGCGGCCGGCTGCACCGCGGCGCGCGCGGCGGTGCCGGCGAGATCGGGCACATCAGCATCAACGAGCAGGGCCCGGTCGGGCGCAGCGGGAACCCCGGCAGCCTGGAGAGTTACGCGGCCGCGCAGGTGCTCGCGCCGCTGGCCGCGCAGCTGCGGGCGTCCGGCACGCCGTCCACACTGGGCGACGCGCCGACCCTCGCGGACCTGCTGCGCCACGCGAACAGCGATCCGCTGGCGCGCGCCGTGTGGCAGACCACCGGGCACCACCTGGGCGTGGCGATCAGCACCATGCTGAACCTGTTCAACCCGCAGGCGGTCGTGATCGGCGGGCGGCTGGCGCAGGCGGGCGAGGTGCTGATCGGCGCGGTCCGGACCAGCGCCCAGCAGCGCACCATGCGCATCAACGCCGAGCGCGCCCGGCTGGACCTCAGCACCCTGGGCGGCGACGCCGGCGTGCTGGGCGCCGGCGCCATGATGCTCGGCGCGCTGTTCACGCCGCGCGGCCTGCCGCACCTGTACGCCATCTCGCACCCTCTGTCCGCCGCCGGTGCGGGGAGTCGCGCCCCACCCCGCGCCGGGCTATCATCCATGACGCCCGACAATCCGAACGCCCGGTCCATCTCGGTCCAGCCCTTTCCCTTCCTGAACGGAGGAGTGCCATGA
- a CDS encoding ABC transporter substrate-binding protein → MKKALLIATALAVTSSALAAGKLEIFSWWSGDEAPALNALVKLYQSKYPSVNVDNATVSGGAGTNAKAVLKTRMLGGTPPDSFQAHAGQELIGTWVVANRMQDLTPLFKSEGWNKVFPADLIKLISSQGKIWSVPVNVHRSNVMWYNPAKLKEWGVSVPKTWPEFLTTCATLKSKGVAAPLVVGENWTEQHLWESVMIGTLGAQGWENLFSGKLKFTDPRVVGAFTTYGKVLDCANKDASGLSWQQASDRIIDGTSAFNIMGDWAAGYFTTTKKLAPGTGFGWAASPGTTKVFVMLADSFGLPKGIKDPTETTNWLKVLGSKEGQDTFNPLKGSIAARTDSDLSKYSVYSKSAATDWKSSKIVGSMVHGAVAPESFTSAFGAVIDQFVASKNSAAAAAAAQQLAVRSGFSK, encoded by the coding sequence ATGAAAAAAGCCCTGCTGATCGCCACCGCCCTTGCTGTCACGTCCAGCGCCCTCGCCGCCGGCAAACTGGAGATCTTCTCCTGGTGGTCCGGTGACGAAGCGCCCGCGCTCAACGCCCTGGTCAAGCTGTACCAGTCCAAGTACCCCAGCGTGAACGTGGACAACGCCACCGTGTCCGGCGGCGCCGGCACCAACGCCAAGGCCGTCCTGAAGACCCGCATGCTGGGCGGCACGCCCCCCGACTCGTTCCAGGCGCACGCCGGCCAGGAACTGATCGGCACGTGGGTCGTCGCCAACCGCATGCAGGACCTGACCCCGCTGTTCAAGAGCGAGGGCTGGAACAAGGTGTTCCCCGCCGACCTGATCAAGCTGATCTCCAGCCAGGGCAAGATCTGGAGCGTGCCGGTCAACGTGCACCGCAGCAACGTCATGTGGTACAACCCCGCCAAGCTCAAGGAGTGGGGCGTATCGGTGCCCAAGACGTGGCCCGAGTTCCTGACCACCTGCGCCACCCTCAAGTCCAAGGGCGTGGCCGCGCCGCTGGTCGTGGGCGAGAACTGGACCGAGCAGCACCTGTGGGAAAGCGTCATGATCGGCACACTGGGCGCCCAGGGCTGGGAGAACCTGTTCAGTGGCAAGCTGAAGTTCACGGACCCCCGCGTGGTCGGTGCGTTCACCACCTACGGCAAGGTGCTCGACTGCGCCAACAAGGACGCCTCGGGCCTGAGCTGGCAGCAGGCCAGCGACCGCATCATCGACGGCACCAGCGCCTTCAACATCATGGGCGACTGGGCGGCCGGGTACTTCACGACCACCAAGAAGCTCGCCCCCGGCACCGGCTTCGGCTGGGCCGCGTCCCCCGGCACCACCAAGGTCTTCGTGATGCTGGCCGACTCCTTCGGCCTGCCCAAGGGCATCAAGGACCCCACCGAGACCACCAACTGGCTCAAGGTGCTGGGCAGCAAGGAAGGTCAGGACACCTTCAACCCGCTCAAGGGCTCCATTGCCGCGCGCACCGACTCGGACCTGAGCAAGTACAGCGTGTACTCCAAGAGCGCGGCGACCGACTGGAAGAGCAGCAAGATCGTGGGCTCCATGGTGCACGGCGCCGTCGCCCCCGAGAGCTTCACCAGCGCCTTCGGGGCCGTGATCGACCAGTTCGTGGCCAGCAAGAACAGCGCCGCCGCCGCCGCCGCCGCGCAGCAGCTGGCCGTGCGCTCGGGCTTCAGCAAGTAA
- a CDS encoding carbohydrate ABC transporter permease, with protein sequence MKGLSKDRLWSIAVLTPSIILIAVFVYGFIARSVYVSMTDWGNDPAQALAEHPIIRWVGLANYGELFTGFLQGRFRQELVSTIFFTVLFIAGCLILGLGLALILDRNPRGEGVWRTIFLFPMSLSFIVTGTIWRWMLQPQGGVNMAPTLVGGAPSTFPWLSSTDSVLKFDWNKLPLLTASVVAVVLIVVAVRAMQAGDRRRTVVAAVCAGVLLLWALFVGPNLKMLPAPEYHGFNLALIGIIIAAVWQMSGYTMALYLAGLRGIPEELREAAKVDGANDYGMYRHVIFPLLSPITLSAMIILGHISLKIFDLVYAMAGPDNLQTSVPALNMYLTSFRQNQFSLGAAIGTVLLILVAFIIVPYLASQFRTEEGHA encoded by the coding sequence ATGAAAGGCCTGAGTAAAGACCGCCTGTGGTCGATCGCCGTCCTGACGCCCAGCATCATCCTGATCGCGGTGTTCGTGTACGGCTTCATCGCGCGCAGCGTGTACGTCAGCATGACCGACTGGGGCAACGATCCCGCACAGGCCCTGGCCGAGCACCCGATCATCCGCTGGGTGGGCCTGGCCAACTACGGAGAGCTGTTCACCGGCTTTTTGCAGGGCCGCTTCCGGCAGGAACTCGTGAGCACCATCTTCTTCACGGTGCTGTTCATCGCCGGCTGCCTGATCCTGGGCCTGGGCCTGGCGCTGATCCTCGACCGCAACCCGCGCGGCGAGGGCGTGTGGCGCACCATCTTCCTGTTCCCGATGAGCCTGTCGTTCATCGTGACGGGCACCATCTGGCGCTGGATGCTGCAGCCGCAGGGCGGCGTGAACATGGCGCCCACGCTGGTCGGAGGTGCCCCCAGCACCTTTCCGTGGCTGAGCAGCACCGACTCCGTGCTGAAGTTCGACTGGAACAAGCTGCCGCTGCTGACGGCCAGCGTCGTAGCGGTCGTGCTGATCGTGGTGGCGGTGCGGGCCATGCAGGCCGGTGACCGCCGCCGCACCGTGGTGGCCGCCGTGTGCGCCGGCGTGCTGCTGCTGTGGGCGCTCTTCGTCGGGCCGAACCTCAAGATGCTGCCCGCGCCCGAGTACCACGGCTTCAACCTCGCCCTGATCGGCATCATCATCGCGGCCGTGTGGCAGATGAGCGGGTACACCATGGCGCTGTACCTCGCGGGCCTGCGCGGCATTCCCGAGGAACTGCGCGAGGCCGCCAAGGTGGACGGCGCAAACGATTACGGGATGTACCGGCACGTGATCTTCCCGCTGCTGTCGCCGATCACGCTCTCGGCCATGATCATTCTGGGCCACATCAGCCTGAAGATCTTCGACCTGGTGTACGCCATGGCCGGGCCGGACAACCTCCAGACCAGCGTGCCGGCGCTGAACATGTACCTCACGTCGTTCCGGCAAAACCAGTTCTCGCTGGGCGCCGCGATCGGCACGGTGCTGCTGATCCTGGTGGCGTTCATCATCGTGCCGTACCTCGCGTCGCAGTTCCGCACCGAGGAGGGCCACGCATGA
- a CDS encoding carbohydrate ABC transporter permease: MTATPAQTTPATLPRAGVKPGRVLMYALLVIAALFFLVPVYLLFVTALKSPDAINLATSWHWPSALNWASFADAWAKIGGNLGNSLFLAVAATILSALLGSVNGYALSKWKFRGANTLFALMLFGMFIPYQAVLIPLFQFIKALGLYGSIWGLILAHVVYGIPITTLIFRNFYADVPDALIEAATIDGAGFWSIYSKVIFPISVPGFVVVIIWQFTQVWNEFLFAATLTNTSSQPVTYALSQLSGGQAVSWNLPMAGAILAALPTLLVYIVLGRYFVRGLLAGSVKG; the protein is encoded by the coding sequence ATGACCGCCACACCTGCACAGACCACGCCGGCCACCCTGCCTCGCGCTGGCGTGAAACCCGGGCGCGTGCTGATGTACGCGCTGCTCGTGATCGCCGCGCTGTTCTTCCTGGTGCCCGTGTACCTGCTCTTCGTCACGGCGCTCAAGAGCCCGGACGCCATCAACCTCGCGACGTCGTGGCACTGGCCGTCCGCGCTGAACTGGGCGAGCTTCGCCGACGCGTGGGCCAAGATCGGCGGCAACCTCGGCAACTCGCTGTTCCTGGCGGTGGCCGCGACGATCCTGAGCGCCCTGCTGGGCAGCGTGAACGGCTACGCCCTGAGCAAGTGGAAGTTCCGCGGAGCGAACACGCTCTTCGCGCTGATGCTGTTCGGGATGTTCATTCCGTACCAGGCCGTGCTGATTCCGCTGTTCCAGTTCATCAAGGCGCTCGGGCTGTACGGCTCGATCTGGGGCCTGATCCTGGCGCATGTGGTGTACGGCATCCCGATCACCACATTGATCTTCCGGAACTTCTACGCCGACGTGCCCGACGCCCTGATCGAGGCGGCGACCATCGACGGCGCGGGCTTCTGGAGCATCTACAGCAAGGTGATCTTCCCGATCTCGGTGCCGGGCTTCGTGGTCGTGATCATCTGGCAGTTCACGCAGGTCTGGAACGAGTTCCTGTTCGCCGCGACCCTCACGAACACGTCCTCCCAGCCCGTGACCTACGCCCTGTCGCAGCTCTCCGGCGGGCAGGCGGTCAGCTGGAACCTGCCGATGGCCGGCGCGATCCTGGCGG